A single genomic interval of Lynx canadensis isolate LIC74 chromosome A2, mLynCan4.pri.v2, whole genome shotgun sequence harbors:
- the MBD4 gene encoding methyl-CpG-binding domain protein 4 isoform X3 translates to MESPSLRDYGAARSVTSSERLDPDRPSDLRKKDVTLELERVGKDEKQMMIKNSSDWNPLLQESIASSQIGGSTMTECRKSVPCGWERVVKQRLSGKTAGRYDVYFISPQGLKFRSKSSLAKYLHKNGETSLTPEDFDFTVPSKRGIKARHKDNDIAPLTSQMQNERSNSNWNLRTRSWWRKGVFPLPSGTSESQNSRGPSNFKEDEGVNDVDSRKVRKSKRKVTILKGIQIKKTKTGCQKGLPESTQSNRKRESEYNKADAESERVEQRSQLDKTFSISDAGASNKTLSVTNEEKRIVKEKSLSSGSNFCFEQITSGIINKLCSTEEAEHSKKCEETFLESEEIRTKVEAGERKEHLHTDILKCGSEMDDNCSQTEKDSISVKICQGIQSAEAAEDTIPRTQIEKRKTSLYFSSKYNKEALSPPRRKAFKKWTPPRSPFNLVQETLFHDPWKLLIATIFLNRTSDEYLTKQWRYPIELHGIGKYGNDSYRIFCVNEWKQVHPEDHKLNKYHDWLWENHEKLSLS, encoded by the exons ATGGAGAGTCCGAGCCTGCGGGACTACGGAGCTGCCCGCTCGGTCACTTCCAGTGAGCGCTTAGACCCAGACCGGCCCAGTGACCTCCG taagAAAGATGTTACTCTGGAATTGGAAAGAGTgggaaaagatgaaaagcaaatgATGATAAAAAACAGCAGTGACTGGAATCCCCTGCTGCAAGAATCCATTGCTTCCAGTCAGATTGGTGGTAGTACAATGACAGAATGCCGTAAGTCTGTCCCATGCGGATGGGAAAGAGTTGTGAAGCAAAGGTTATCAGGGAAAACAGCAGGAAGATATGATGTATATTTTATCAG CCCACAAGGACTGAAGTTCAGATCCAAAAGTTCACTTGCTAAATATCTTCACAAAAATGGAGAGACTTCTCTTACACCAGAAGATTTTGATTTTACTGTACCTTCTAAAAGGGGCATCAAGGCCAGACATAAAGATAACGACATAGCGCCTCTGACATCCCAAATGCAAAATGAAAGGAGCAATTCAAACTGGAACCTCAGGACACGAAGCTGGTGGAGAAAAGGTGTCTTTCCCCTGCCAAGTGGTACTTCGGAATCGCAAAATAGCAGAGGACCATCTAACTTTAAAGAAGATGAGGGTGTTAATGATGTTGACTCCAGAAAGGTTAGAAAGTCCAAACGAAAGGTgactattttaaaaggaattcaaattaagaaaactaaaacagggTGCCAGAAGGGTCTTCCCGAGTCTACTCAAAGTAATAGGAAAAGAGAATCTGAATATAATAAGGCAGATGCTGAAAGTGAACGTGTTGAGCAAAGAAGTCAGCTTGATAAAACTTTCTCCATTTCTGATGCTGGAGCAAGCAACAAGACCCTCAGTGTAaccaatgaagaaaagagaattgtaaaagaaaaatcactgagTTCAGGATCAAACTTTTGTTTTGAACAAATAACTTCTGGCATCATAAACAAATTATGTTCAACCGAAGAAGCAGAACACAGCAAGAAGTGTGAGGAAACCTTTTTAGAATCTGAGGAAATAAGAACAAAAGTAGAagctggggaaaggaaggaacatttgcatactgacattttaaaatgtggctcTGAAATGGATGACAACTGCTCACAAACGGAGAAAgactctatttctgtgaaaatatgTCAAGGTATTCAGAGCGCTGAAGCAGCTG AAGATACCATTCCACggacacaaatagaaaaaaggaaaacaagcctATATTTTTCCAGCAAATATAACAAAGAAG CCCTTAGCCCCCCACGACGCAAAGCCTTTAAGAAGTGGACACCTCCTCGGTCACCTTTTAACCTCGTCCAAGAAACACTTTTCCATGATCCGTGGAAGCTCCTCATCGCTACTATATTTCTCAATCGGACCTCAG ATGAATATCTGACAAAGCAGTGGAGGTACCCGATTGAGCTTCATGGGATTGGCAAATATGGCAATGATTCTTACCGAATTTTTTGTGTCAATGAGTGGAAGCAG
- the MBD4 gene encoding methyl-CpG-binding domain protein 4 isoform X1, translated as MESPSLRDYGAARSVTSSERLDPDRPSDLRKKDVTLELERVGKDEKQMMIKNSSDWNPLLQESIASSQIGGSTMTECRKSVPCGWERVVKQRLSGKTAGRYDVYFISPQGLKFRSKSSLAKYLHKNGETSLTPEDFDFTVPSKRGIKARHKDNDIAPLTSQMQNERSNSNWNLRTRSWWRKGVFPLPSGTSESQNSRGPSNFKEDEGVNDVDSRKVRKSKRKVTILKGIQIKKTKTGCQKGLPESTQSNRKRESEYNKADAESERVEQRSQLDKTFSISDAGASNKTLSVTNEEKRIVKEKSLSSGSNFCFEQITSGIINKLCSTEEAEHSKKCEETFLESEEIRTKVEAGERKEHLHTDILKCGSEMDDNCSQTEKDSISVKICQGIQSAEAAEDTIPRTQIEKRKTSLYFSSKYNKEALSPPRRKAFKKWTPPRSPFNLVQETLFHDPWKLLIATIFLNRTSGKMAIPVLWEFLEKYPSAEVARTADWRDVSELLKPLGLYDLRAKTIIKFSDEYLTKQWRYPIELHGIGKYGNDSYRIFCVNEWKQVHPEDHKLNKYHDWLWENHEKLSLS; from the exons ATGGAGAGTCCGAGCCTGCGGGACTACGGAGCTGCCCGCTCGGTCACTTCCAGTGAGCGCTTAGACCCAGACCGGCCCAGTGACCTCCG taagAAAGATGTTACTCTGGAATTGGAAAGAGTgggaaaagatgaaaagcaaatgATGATAAAAAACAGCAGTGACTGGAATCCCCTGCTGCAAGAATCCATTGCTTCCAGTCAGATTGGTGGTAGTACAATGACAGAATGCCGTAAGTCTGTCCCATGCGGATGGGAAAGAGTTGTGAAGCAAAGGTTATCAGGGAAAACAGCAGGAAGATATGATGTATATTTTATCAG CCCACAAGGACTGAAGTTCAGATCCAAAAGTTCACTTGCTAAATATCTTCACAAAAATGGAGAGACTTCTCTTACACCAGAAGATTTTGATTTTACTGTACCTTCTAAAAGGGGCATCAAGGCCAGACATAAAGATAACGACATAGCGCCTCTGACATCCCAAATGCAAAATGAAAGGAGCAATTCAAACTGGAACCTCAGGACACGAAGCTGGTGGAGAAAAGGTGTCTTTCCCCTGCCAAGTGGTACTTCGGAATCGCAAAATAGCAGAGGACCATCTAACTTTAAAGAAGATGAGGGTGTTAATGATGTTGACTCCAGAAAGGTTAGAAAGTCCAAACGAAAGGTgactattttaaaaggaattcaaattaagaaaactaaaacagggTGCCAGAAGGGTCTTCCCGAGTCTACTCAAAGTAATAGGAAAAGAGAATCTGAATATAATAAGGCAGATGCTGAAAGTGAACGTGTTGAGCAAAGAAGTCAGCTTGATAAAACTTTCTCCATTTCTGATGCTGGAGCAAGCAACAAGACCCTCAGTGTAaccaatgaagaaaagagaattgtaaaagaaaaatcactgagTTCAGGATCAAACTTTTGTTTTGAACAAATAACTTCTGGCATCATAAACAAATTATGTTCAACCGAAGAAGCAGAACACAGCAAGAAGTGTGAGGAAACCTTTTTAGAATCTGAGGAAATAAGAACAAAAGTAGAagctggggaaaggaaggaacatttgcatactgacattttaaaatgtggctcTGAAATGGATGACAACTGCTCACAAACGGAGAAAgactctatttctgtgaaaatatgTCAAGGTATTCAGAGCGCTGAAGCAGCTG AAGATACCATTCCACggacacaaatagaaaaaaggaaaacaagcctATATTTTTCCAGCAAATATAACAAAGAAG CCCTTAGCCCCCCACGACGCAAAGCCTTTAAGAAGTGGACACCTCCTCGGTCACCTTTTAACCTCGTCCAAGAAACACTTTTCCATGATCCGTGGAAGCTCCTCATCGCTACTATATTTCTCAATCGGACCTCAG GTAAAATGGCAATCCCTGTGCTCTGGGAGTTTCTAGAGAAGTACCCTTCAGCTGAGGTAGCAAGAACCGCAGACTGGAGAGATGTGTCAGAACTTCTTAAACCTCTTGGTCTCTATGATCTTCGAGCAAAAACCATTATCAAGTTCTCAG ATGAATATCTGACAAAGCAGTGGAGGTACCCGATTGAGCTTCATGGGATTGGCAAATATGGCAATGATTCTTACCGAATTTTTTGTGTCAATGAGTGGAAGCAG
- the MBD4 gene encoding methyl-CpG-binding domain protein 4 isoform X2, with amino-acid sequence MESPSLRDYGAARSVTSSERLDPDRPSDLRKKDVTLELERVGKDEKQMMIKNSSDWNPLLQESIASSQIGGSTMTECRKSVPCGWERVVKQRLSGKTAGRYDVYFISPQGLKFRSKSSLAKYLHKNGETSLTPEDFDFTVPSKRGIKARHKDNDIAPLTSQMQNERSNSNWNLRTRSWWRKGVFPLPSGTSESQNSRGPSNFKEDEGVNDVDSRKVRKSKRKVTILKGIQIKKTKTGCQKGLPESTQSNRKRESEYNKADAESERVEQRSQLDKTFSISDAGASNKTLSVTNEEKRIVKEKSLSSGSNFCFEQITSGIINKLCSTEEAEHSKKCEETFLESEEIRTKVEAGERKEHLHTDILKCGSEMDDNCSQTEKDSISVKICQEDTIPRTQIEKRKTSLYFSSKYNKEALSPPRRKAFKKWTPPRSPFNLVQETLFHDPWKLLIATIFLNRTSGKMAIPVLWEFLEKYPSAEVARTADWRDVSELLKPLGLYDLRAKTIIKFSDEYLTKQWRYPIELHGIGKYGNDSYRIFCVNEWKQVHPEDHKLNKYHDWLWENHEKLSLS; translated from the exons ATGGAGAGTCCGAGCCTGCGGGACTACGGAGCTGCCCGCTCGGTCACTTCCAGTGAGCGCTTAGACCCAGACCGGCCCAGTGACCTCCG taagAAAGATGTTACTCTGGAATTGGAAAGAGTgggaaaagatgaaaagcaaatgATGATAAAAAACAGCAGTGACTGGAATCCCCTGCTGCAAGAATCCATTGCTTCCAGTCAGATTGGTGGTAGTACAATGACAGAATGCCGTAAGTCTGTCCCATGCGGATGGGAAAGAGTTGTGAAGCAAAGGTTATCAGGGAAAACAGCAGGAAGATATGATGTATATTTTATCAG CCCACAAGGACTGAAGTTCAGATCCAAAAGTTCACTTGCTAAATATCTTCACAAAAATGGAGAGACTTCTCTTACACCAGAAGATTTTGATTTTACTGTACCTTCTAAAAGGGGCATCAAGGCCAGACATAAAGATAACGACATAGCGCCTCTGACATCCCAAATGCAAAATGAAAGGAGCAATTCAAACTGGAACCTCAGGACACGAAGCTGGTGGAGAAAAGGTGTCTTTCCCCTGCCAAGTGGTACTTCGGAATCGCAAAATAGCAGAGGACCATCTAACTTTAAAGAAGATGAGGGTGTTAATGATGTTGACTCCAGAAAGGTTAGAAAGTCCAAACGAAAGGTgactattttaaaaggaattcaaattaagaaaactaaaacagggTGCCAGAAGGGTCTTCCCGAGTCTACTCAAAGTAATAGGAAAAGAGAATCTGAATATAATAAGGCAGATGCTGAAAGTGAACGTGTTGAGCAAAGAAGTCAGCTTGATAAAACTTTCTCCATTTCTGATGCTGGAGCAAGCAACAAGACCCTCAGTGTAaccaatgaagaaaagagaattgtaaaagaaaaatcactgagTTCAGGATCAAACTTTTGTTTTGAACAAATAACTTCTGGCATCATAAACAAATTATGTTCAACCGAAGAAGCAGAACACAGCAAGAAGTGTGAGGAAACCTTTTTAGAATCTGAGGAAATAAGAACAAAAGTAGAagctggggaaaggaaggaacatttgcatactgacattttaaaatgtggctcTGAAATGGATGACAACTGCTCACAAACGGAGAAAgactctatttctgtgaaaatatgTCAAG AAGATACCATTCCACggacacaaatagaaaaaaggaaaacaagcctATATTTTTCCAGCAAATATAACAAAGAAG CCCTTAGCCCCCCACGACGCAAAGCCTTTAAGAAGTGGACACCTCCTCGGTCACCTTTTAACCTCGTCCAAGAAACACTTTTCCATGATCCGTGGAAGCTCCTCATCGCTACTATATTTCTCAATCGGACCTCAG GTAAAATGGCAATCCCTGTGCTCTGGGAGTTTCTAGAGAAGTACCCTTCAGCTGAGGTAGCAAGAACCGCAGACTGGAGAGATGTGTCAGAACTTCTTAAACCTCTTGGTCTCTATGATCTTCGAGCAAAAACCATTATCAAGTTCTCAG ATGAATATCTGACAAAGCAGTGGAGGTACCCGATTGAGCTTCATGGGATTGGCAAATATGGCAATGATTCTTACCGAATTTTTTGTGTCAATGAGTGGAAGCAG